The Thiothrix subterranea genome has a segment encoding these proteins:
- a CDS encoding ABC transporter permease codes for MNAQQLWTAYTTILVKEVLRFARIWVQTIIPPVITTALYFVIFGNLIGSQIGDMGGHSYIDFITPGLIMMTVITNSYANVVSSFYGSKFQGNIAEMLVSPMPNWIILAGFISGGVARGLAVGLAVTLVSLLFSDLSVQHIFITFTIVLLTSTLFSLAGLINAVYATSFDDITIVPTFVLTPLTYLGGVFYSIAMLSPLWQNISLLNPVLYMVNGFRYGILGASDMSIWLSYGVIMAFILLLGGFSLHLLNKGIGIRS; via the coding sequence ATTCTGGTCAAAGAAGTGCTGCGGTTTGCGCGAATTTGGGTGCAAACCATCATTCCCCCCGTGATTACCACGGCGCTGTATTTCGTGATTTTCGGCAATCTGATCGGCTCGCAAATTGGCGACATGGGCGGGCATAGCTACATCGACTTCATCACACCGGGGTTGATCATGATGACCGTGATTACCAACTCCTACGCCAACGTGGTGTCGTCGTTTTACGGCAGCAAGTTTCAAGGCAATATCGCCGAAATGCTGGTGTCACCCATGCCAAATTGGATCATTCTGGCAGGTTTTATCAGCGGTGGCGTGGCGCGGGGGTTAGCCGTCGGGCTGGCGGTCACGTTGGTGTCGTTGCTGTTCAGCGATTTGAGCGTGCAACACATTTTCATCACCTTTACCATCGTGCTGCTGACTTCCACGCTGTTTTCGCTGGCGGGGCTGATCAATGCGGTGTACGCGACCAGTTTCGATGACATCACCATTGTGCCGACCTTTGTGCTGACACCGCTGACGTATTTGGGTGGGGTGTTTTACTCGATTGCGATGCTTTCACCGCTTTGGCAGAACATTTCCTTGCTGAATCCCGTGCTTTACATGGTAAATGGCTTCCGTTATGGCATTTTGGGTGCGTCGGATATGTCGATCTGGCTGAGTTACGGGGTAATCATGGCATTTATCCTGCTGCTAGGCGGGTTTAGCCTGCATTTATTGAATAAAGGTATTGGGATTCGCAGTTGA